The following are encoded in a window of Kitasatospora sp. NBC_01250 genomic DNA:
- a CDS encoding DEAD/DEAH box helicase — protein MNRSTRSSYQNANSRSGSAFQGSRSAGAERPSGRGGRQGRPGRQSSSPRGEFAMPVSTTPALPAVESFDELDMPKALLSVLTRQGVTSPFPIQAATLPNSLAGRDVLGRGRTGSGKTIAFGLAVLARTAGQRAEPRRPLALVLVPTRELAQQVTEALTPYAHAVRLRMATVVGGMSIGRQAQVLNRGAEVVVATPGRLKDLIQRGDCQLDGVGITVLDEADQMADMGFLPQVTELLDQVAEGCQTMLFSATLDRNVDRLVRRFLTDPVTHSVDPSAATVSTMEHHVLHVQSRDKDATIAHIASREGGVIMFTDTKHGADRLVDHLLSTGVKAAALHGGKSQPQRTRTLEQFRTGAVTALIATNVAARGIHIDGLDLVVNLDPPSDHKDYLHRGGRTARAGESGTVVTLVLPNQRREMARMMTTAGITPESTRVTAGDEELARITGARVPTGIPVVIPDPVVERPRRSASTGRNRRSRPAHAGRNPATAGSSRSGSRGASSRRVTLAA, from the coding sequence ATGAATCGTTCCACTCGATCCTCCTACCAGAACGCCAACTCCCGCTCCGGCAGCGCCTTCCAGGGCTCCCGTTCGGCGGGCGCCGAACGGCCGTCCGGCCGGGGCGGGCGCCAGGGGCGTCCAGGGCGCCAGAGCTCGTCGCCGCGCGGCGAGTTCGCGATGCCGGTCAGTACCACCCCGGCGCTGCCGGCCGTCGAGTCGTTCGACGAACTGGACATGCCCAAGGCGCTGCTGTCGGTGCTGACCCGCCAGGGCGTCACCTCGCCGTTCCCGATCCAGGCCGCGACGCTGCCGAACTCGCTGGCCGGACGCGACGTGCTGGGACGCGGCCGCACCGGCTCCGGCAAGACCATCGCGTTCGGTCTCGCGGTGCTGGCCCGCACCGCCGGCCAGCGGGCCGAGCCGCGCCGGCCGCTGGCCCTGGTGCTGGTGCCCACCCGCGAGCTCGCGCAGCAGGTCACCGAGGCGCTCACCCCCTATGCACACGCCGTGCGGCTGCGGATGGCGACCGTGGTGGGCGGGATGTCGATCGGCCGCCAGGCCCAGGTGCTGAACCGCGGGGCGGAGGTCGTGGTGGCCACCCCCGGCCGCCTCAAGGACCTGATCCAGCGCGGCGACTGCCAGCTCGACGGCGTCGGCATCACCGTGCTGGACGAGGCCGACCAGATGGCCGACATGGGCTTCCTGCCCCAGGTCACCGAGCTCCTCGACCAGGTCGCCGAGGGCTGCCAGACGATGCTCTTCTCCGCCACCCTGGACCGCAACGTCGACCGCCTGGTGCGGCGCTTCCTCACCGACCCGGTCACCCACTCGGTGGACCCCTCGGCCGCGACGGTCAGCACCATGGAGCACCACGTCCTGCACGTCCAGAGCCGGGACAAGGACGCCACGATCGCGCACATCGCCTCGCGCGAGGGCGGCGTGATCATGTTCACCGACACCAAGCACGGCGCCGACCGCCTGGTGGACCACCTGCTCTCCACCGGGGTGAAGGCGGCGGCCCTGCACGGGGGCAAGTCCCAGCCGCAGCGCACCCGCACCCTGGAGCAGTTCCGCACCGGCGCGGTGACCGCGCTGATCGCCACCAACGTCGCCGCCCGCGGCATCCACATCGACGGGCTCGACCTGGTCGTCAACCTGGACCCGCCGAGCGACCACAAGGACTACCTGCACCGCGGCGGACGCACCGCCCGGGCCGGCGAGTCCGGCACCGTCGTCACCCTCGTCCTGCCCAACCAACGCCGTGAGATGGCCCGCATGATGACCACCGCCGGCATCACCCCCGAATCCACCCGGGTCACCGCCGGCGACGAGGAGCTCGCGCGGATCACCGGCGCCCGCGTGCCCACCGGCATCCCCGTGGTGATCCCCGACCCCGTCGTCGAGCGGCCCCGCCGCAGCGCGTCCACGGGACGCAACCGCCGCAGCCGCCCCGCGCACGCCGGGCGCAACCCGGCGACCGCCGGCAGCTCCCGCAGCGGCTCCCGCGGCGCGTCGTCCAGGCGCGTCACCCTCGCGGCGTAG
- a CDS encoding CBS domain-containing protein, which produces MSITLERPATVGDLMEHPELQISDDVMVDTAMDILQSSGADHVLVRDDEGRCAGLLTRIHLAPFQNRSWYTERTAVRNIVLDRAPFATADMPATDAVAAMRSRGLASWPVVDHDGHVVGLLSV; this is translated from the coding sequence ATGAGCATCACCCTCGAACGCCCCGCGACGGTCGGCGACCTCATGGAACACCCGGAACTGCAGATCAGTGACGACGTCATGGTCGACACGGCGATGGACATCCTGCAGAGCTCCGGTGCGGACCACGTCCTGGTCCGCGACGACGAGGGCCGCTGTGCCGGGTTGCTGACCCGTATTCACCTCGCGCCGTTCCAGAACCGGTCCTGGTACACCGAGCGCACCGCGGTGCGCAACATCGTGCTGGACCGCGCCCCGTTCGCCACCGCCGACATGCCCGCCACCGACGCGGTCGCCGCCATGCGCTCCCGCGGTCTGGCCAGCTGGCCGGTGGTGGACCACGACGGCCACGTCGTCGGCCTGCTCAGCGTGTAG
- a CDS encoding DUF5994 family protein: MTVTLDRATAMRSADSAARLSLAPDGVRPGRLDGAWWPRSRDLLLELPSLAAELDKRWSRLTRITVNPAQWLAFPRQIPVVGHTVHVGWFDEEQNQDMVMVRSYDPLRLDLLVVPPSTDAVEAARLMSEAADPASTRTAHALIAAGNDGAAGREARSGFLPSTAEAVGGPGGATDRARVARARAAAWPGPR; the protein is encoded by the coding sequence ATGACCGTGACTCTCGATCGTGCGACTGCGATGCGGTCCGCCGACTCCGCCGCCCGGTTGTCGCTTGCGCCTGACGGCGTACGGCCCGGCCGCCTGGACGGTGCCTGGTGGCCCCGATCGCGTGACCTTCTTCTCGAACTCCCCTCTCTTGCAGCGGAGTTGGACAAGCGGTGGAGTCGGCTCACCCGGATCACCGTGAACCCGGCGCAGTGGCTGGCCTTCCCGCGGCAGATCCCGGTGGTGGGGCACACCGTGCACGTGGGCTGGTTCGACGAGGAGCAGAACCAGGACATGGTCATGGTTCGTTCCTACGACCCGCTCCGACTCGACCTGCTGGTCGTCCCGCCGTCCACGGACGCCGTCGAGGCGGCTCGGCTGATGTCCGAAGCGGCCGACCCGGCCAGTACCCGCACCGCACACGCCCTGATCGCCGCCGGGAACGACGGCGCCGCAGGGCGCGAAGCCCGCTCGGGCTTCCTGCCGTCGACCGCCGAGGCGGTCGGTGGCCCCGGCGGGGCCACCGACCGCGCGCGCGTCGCCCGGGCGCGGGCGGCCGCGTGGCCCGGCCCGCGGTAG
- a CDS encoding non-ribosomal peptide synthetase has product MEWVFLGMGPGHCVAHVVEGDGSLTLDQLIWAVEIAAQASPGMRLVREGKCWVDRGTAPPVVRLDAAAGLLDAPALQRPLDAGSRTCEVLLAPGSRSTVVFRAFHGITDGRGLLQWAADVFRVLRGEEPLGADSRLNDSELIQGLDRQGGLPPAQPNPKLEWPPLLGRRSPGSSGVLWRRRTVDGRHPAATAKVAAALAQTYGSGGGRFFVPVDLRRHRPELRSTASLARAVQLQVEAGDGWPQVQQRLLTLLAADAELAPQFADSVLRTPLPVMRLVNAGIDRFAAKKNQYNSLAYLAHLGNVALADFSAGDFQAAAVYPLGTTGPGGPLEVNLLESAARTEITVAWHDGPGLAERAEAVLDTIEEALSPREHRQWEGNRTERPLPSQRSVVELFREQVERTPERIALSGPEGEVSYAQLSRRADAVAAALRERGVGPGDVVGLLAGRTVAAVAAVWGVLRAGACYLPLDTRHPDARLSDLLTDAGCTYCLVEKPYDTRGCVQSGCKPLLLDDLAVDGAAPEDWQDVVTDPEDLAYIIYTSGSTGRPKGVQIEHRNLVNYVHWGIRAFDVDADTRLPLLTSPSFDVTGTSVYLPLLAGGQVILMPEDPNHLSLRRLLTESGANALNLTPSHLDLIGQLDLSPTGYRTVIVIGEQLRVEVAARAQQMFGPDCRIINEYGPTEATIGCTAHTFDAELDGGTAVVPIGRPADNTTVHLLDADGRFVAPGETGEMYLGGVQLARGYLGRPELNRERFVHLADGSRVYRTGDLARVLPSGEIECVGRIDDQVKVRGHRVEPAEVAQALEDHPAVDRAVVVARSRAGRSGNALYGYALTNSPVTAEELAGQLAAVLPSYMVPAAITLVSELPYTVSGKVDVKALPDPFADESPGTAPAGTAPLTPMDPTEQAVADIWARTLQADRSRLETQSDFHHLGGDSVSLLGMLAAVCREVLRPDQEAAFMAELPRILAEPTVERVAALAHAACGGDVDHALVGGHSVTGGAPR; this is encoded by the coding sequence ATGGAGTGGGTCTTCCTGGGCATGGGGCCGGGTCACTGTGTGGCCCACGTGGTCGAGGGCGACGGCAGCCTGACGCTCGATCAGCTGATCTGGGCGGTCGAGATCGCCGCGCAGGCGTCGCCCGGGATGCGGCTGGTGCGCGAGGGCAAGTGCTGGGTGGACCGGGGGACGGCGCCGCCCGTCGTGCGGCTCGACGCCGCCGCCGGCCTGCTCGACGCGCCCGCCCTGCAGCGCCCGCTCGACGCGGGCAGCCGGACCTGCGAGGTGCTGCTGGCCCCTGGAAGCCGCTCCACGGTGGTGTTCCGCGCCTTCCACGGCATCACCGACGGGCGCGGACTGCTGCAGTGGGCGGCGGACGTGTTCCGGGTGCTGCGCGGCGAGGAGCCGCTGGGCGCGGACTCCCGGCTCAACGACAGCGAGCTGATCCAGGGGCTCGACCGGCAGGGCGGACTGCCGCCGGCCCAGCCCAACCCGAAGCTGGAGTGGCCGCCGCTGCTCGGCCGCCGCTCGCCGGGCTCCTCCGGCGTGCTCTGGCGCCGCCGCACCGTCGACGGCCGCCACCCGGCGGCGACGGCCAAGGTGGCCGCGGCCCTGGCGCAGACCTACGGCTCCGGGGGCGGGCGCTTCTTCGTCCCCGTCGACCTGCGCCGGCACCGTCCGGAGCTGCGTTCCACGGCCTCGCTGGCCCGTGCGGTGCAGTTGCAGGTCGAGGCGGGCGACGGCTGGCCGCAGGTGCAGCAGCGGCTGCTCACCCTGCTCGCCGCGGACGCCGAGCTGGCCCCGCAGTTCGCCGACTCGGTCCTGCGCACGCCGCTGCCGGTGATGCGCCTGGTCAACGCCGGGATCGACCGCTTCGCGGCCAAGAAGAACCAGTACAACAGCCTGGCCTACCTCGCCCACCTGGGCAACGTCGCACTGGCCGACTTCAGCGCCGGGGACTTCCAGGCGGCGGCGGTCTATCCGCTGGGCACCACCGGCCCCGGCGGTCCGCTGGAGGTCAACCTGCTGGAGAGCGCGGCCCGCACCGAGATCACCGTGGCCTGGCACGACGGCCCCGGCCTGGCGGAGCGGGCCGAAGCCGTGCTGGACACCATCGAGGAGGCGCTCTCCCCGCGCGAGCACCGGCAGTGGGAGGGGAACCGCACCGAGCGCCCGCTGCCCTCCCAGCGCTCGGTGGTCGAACTCTTCCGGGAGCAGGTCGAGCGCACACCGGAGCGGATCGCGCTCAGCGGCCCCGAGGGCGAGGTCAGCTACGCGCAGCTGAGCCGCCGCGCGGACGCGGTCGCCGCGGCGCTGCGCGAGCGGGGCGTCGGCCCCGGTGACGTGGTCGGGCTCCTCGCGGGCCGCACGGTCGCCGCGGTCGCCGCGGTGTGGGGCGTGCTGCGGGCCGGCGCCTGCTACCTCCCGCTGGACACCCGGCACCCGGACGCGCGCCTGTCCGACCTGCTGACCGACGCCGGCTGCACCTACTGCCTGGTGGAGAAGCCCTACGACACCCGCGGGTGCGTGCAGTCGGGCTGCAAGCCGCTGCTGCTGGACGACCTCGCCGTGGACGGCGCCGCACCCGAGGACTGGCAGGACGTCGTCACCGACCCCGAGGACCTGGCCTACATCATCTACACCTCGGGCTCGACCGGTCGGCCGAAGGGCGTGCAGATCGAGCACCGGAACCTGGTCAACTACGTCCACTGGGGGATCCGCGCCTTCGACGTGGACGCCGACACCCGGCTGCCGCTGCTGACCTCGCCCTCCTTCGACGTCACGGGCACCTCCGTCTACCTGCCGCTGCTGGCGGGCGGCCAGGTGATCCTGATGCCGGAGGACCCCAACCACCTCTCGCTGCGCCGGCTCCTGACGGAGTCGGGTGCCAACGCGCTCAACCTGACCCCCTCCCACCTCGACCTGATCGGCCAGCTCGACCTGTCACCCACCGGGTACCGCACGGTGATCGTGATCGGCGAGCAGCTGCGGGTCGAGGTCGCCGCCCGGGCCCAGCAGATGTTCGGCCCCGACTGCCGGATCATCAACGAGTACGGGCCCACTGAGGCCACCATCGGCTGCACCGCGCACACCTTCGACGCCGAACTGGACGGCGGCACCGCCGTGGTGCCGATCGGGCGGCCCGCGGACAACACCACGGTGCACCTGCTCGACGCGGACGGCCGCTTCGTCGCCCCCGGCGAGACCGGCGAGATGTACCTGGGCGGTGTCCAGCTCGCCCGCGGCTACCTCGGCCGCCCCGAGCTCAACCGCGAGCGCTTCGTCCACCTGGCCGACGGCAGCCGCGTCTACCGCACCGGCGACCTGGCGCGGGTCCTGCCGTCGGGCGAGATCGAGTGCGTGGGACGGATCGACGACCAGGTCAAGGTGCGCGGTCACCGGGTGGAGCCGGCCGAGGTGGCCCAGGCCCTGGAGGACCACCCGGCCGTGGACCGCGCCGTGGTGGTCGCCCGCAGCCGGGCCGGGCGGTCGGGCAACGCCCTGTACGGCTACGCGCTGACCAACTCGCCCGTCACGGCGGAGGAGTTGGCCGGGCAGCTGGCCGCGGTGCTGCCCTCGTACATGGTCCCCGCCGCGATCACGCTCGTGTCGGAACTGCCCTACACGGTGAGCGGCAAGGTCGACGTCAAGGCCCTGCCCGACCCGTTCGCCGACGAGTCGCCCGGCACCGCCCCCGCCGGCACGGCACCGCTCACCCCGATGGACCCGACCGAGCAGGCGGTGGCCGACATCTGGGCCCGCACCCTGCAGGCGGACCGCTCCCGGCTGGAGACCCAGTCCGACTTCCACCACCTCGGCGGGGACTCCGTGTCCCTGCTCGGCATGCTCGCGGCCGTCTGCCGCGAGGTGCTGAGGCCGGACCAGGAGGCCGCCTTCATGGCCGAGTTGCCCCGGATCCTCGCCGAGCCCACCGTGGAACGCGTGGCCGCCCTGGCCCATGCCGCCTGCGGCGGCGACGTCGACCACGCTCTCGTCGGCGGACACAGTGTGACGGGTGGCGCCCCTCGGTGA
- a CDS encoding response regulator transcription factor: MRVVLAEDLFLLRQGLIQLLGAYGFETVAAVDNGPDLLEAAATHRPDILIVDVRLPPTFTTEGLKAALQARREIPKLPILVLSQHVEQMYARELLADGTGGIGYLLKDSVFDNEQFIDAIRRVAAGGTAMDPAVVSQLMVSHARDEPLGALTARERGVLELMAEGCSNTAIAQRLFITEGAAAKHISNIFVKLMLPPDSDSNRRVLAVLAYLNA; the protein is encoded by the coding sequence GTGCGTGTTGTCCTCGCCGAAGACCTCTTCCTCCTGAGGCAGGGGCTGATCCAACTCCTGGGCGCCTACGGCTTCGAGACGGTGGCGGCCGTCGACAACGGCCCCGACCTGCTCGAAGCCGCCGCCACCCATCGCCCCGACATCCTGATCGTCGACGTCCGGCTGCCGCCGACCTTCACCACCGAAGGCCTCAAGGCCGCCCTGCAGGCCAGGCGCGAGATCCCCAAGCTCCCGATCCTGGTGCTCTCCCAGCACGTCGAGCAGATGTACGCCCGGGAGCTGCTCGCCGACGGCACCGGCGGCATCGGCTACCTGCTCAAGGACAGCGTCTTCGACAACGAGCAGTTCATCGACGCGATCCGCCGGGTCGCCGCCGGCGGTACCGCCATGGACCCCGCCGTGGTCTCCCAGCTGATGGTGAGCCACGCACGCGACGAACCGCTCGGCGCACTCACCGCACGCGAGCGCGGCGTCCTGGAACTGATGGCCGAGGGCTGCTCCAACACGGCCATCGCACAACGCCTGTTCATCACCGAGGGCGCGGCGGCCAAACACATCTCGAACATCTTCGTCAAGCTCATGCTGCCGCCGGACAGCGACAGCAACCGACGCGTCCTGGCGGTCCTCGCCTACCTCAACGCCTGA
- a CDS encoding sensor histidine kinase, producing MLSVCLFLVTTYFVGLFVIGIGAVMLPIVTKWVRWLCNANRRAAARSGVEIAVPYRPEPKEFEKDIVGWIRRCKWILTDPATWRDLLWLLLNSVVGMIGFLPAAVLYYVLEGLALACGLWRPILRAQGTGREYFFVPVQSQPTALLAALAAAALFVVWAWYSPVFLTAHAYFTRLLLGPTESSRLAVRVQHLAETRSGALDAAAAELRRIERDLHDGAQARLVGLGMTLGALERHLDTDSEEVRRLLLDARTSSVSALRELRDLVRGIHPPILAERGLADALRALGLASPLQVEVTVSIPGEVPPPLESALYFAVSELLTNALKYSDAEHVEVSAWHDGAVLHAWVVDDGRGGADATRGTGLHGIRRRLATFDGTLDISSPLGGPTAIKMEIPCVLSSPKTSSS from the coding sequence ATGCTCTCCGTCTGCCTGTTCCTGGTCACCACCTACTTCGTGGGCCTGTTCGTCATCGGCATCGGCGCGGTGATGCTGCCGATCGTCACCAAGTGGGTCCGCTGGCTGTGCAACGCCAACCGGCGCGCGGCCGCCCGGTCGGGCGTCGAGATCGCCGTTCCCTACCGGCCGGAGCCCAAGGAGTTCGAGAAGGACATCGTCGGCTGGATCCGCCGCTGCAAGTGGATCCTGACCGATCCGGCCACCTGGCGGGACCTGCTCTGGCTGCTGCTCAACTCGGTCGTCGGCATGATCGGGTTCCTGCCCGCCGCGGTGCTCTACTACGTCCTCGAAGGGCTCGCGCTGGCCTGCGGCCTGTGGCGGCCCATCCTGCGGGCGCAGGGCACCGGGCGCGAGTACTTCTTCGTCCCGGTCCAGAGCCAGCCCACCGCCCTGCTGGCCGCGCTGGCGGCAGCGGCGCTCTTCGTCGTCTGGGCGTGGTACAGCCCGGTCTTCCTCACCGCGCACGCGTACTTCACCCGCCTGCTGCTCGGCCCCACCGAGAGCTCCCGGCTCGCCGTCCGGGTCCAGCACCTGGCCGAGACCCGCTCCGGCGCCCTGGACGCGGCCGCCGCCGAACTGCGCCGGATCGAACGCGACCTGCACGACGGCGCCCAGGCCAGGCTGGTCGGCCTCGGCATGACCCTCGGGGCGCTGGAGCGCCACCTCGACACCGACTCGGAGGAGGTCCGCAGACTGCTGCTCGACGCCCGCACCTCCTCCGTCTCGGCCCTGCGCGAGCTGCGCGACCTGGTGCGCGGCATCCACCCCCCGATCCTCGCCGAACGCGGCCTGGCCGACGCGCTGCGCGCCCTCGGCCTGGCCAGCCCGCTCCAGGTCGAGGTGACGGTGAGCATCCCGGGCGAGGTGCCGCCACCGCTCGAGTCCGCGCTGTACTTCGCGGTGTCCGAGCTGCTCACCAACGCCCTGAAGTACTCCGACGCCGAGCACGTCGAGGTCAGCGCCTGGCACGACGGCGCCGTGCTGCACGCCTGGGTCGTCGACGACGGCCGCGGCGGTGCCGACGCCACCAGGGGAACCGGTCTGCACGGCATCCGCCGGCGGCTGGCGACCTTCGACGGAACCCTCGACATCAGCAGCCCGCTGGGCGGTCCGACCGCGATCAAGATGGAGATACCGTGCGTGTTGTCCTCGCCGAAGACCTCTTCCTCCTGA
- a CDS encoding FtsX-like permease family protein: MWLLALRTLKFRKTGFIATFVAMFLGAAIVMACGGLMETGVRMAAPPQRLAGVPIVVTGQQTYDSTALTERNRIDPGVLDTVKAVPGVGSAIPDLSFPATVVVGGKAVDAGSQGHTWTSAGLTPYTLAQGAAPGSGQVVLDSKLAADSGAAVGSSVQLTVHGAPRTFTVSGVAQQNTGGTIQPSLFFSDSQAQQLAGSDGKFDSIGVLPAPGVPVATLKQAVSSAVSGKAMVLTGERRGLADLPGTLSSQQTVTILAAVFGSWAVLIVMFGVASTLGLSLQQRAHEMALLRAIGTTSRQVRRMILGETAVLSVLATALAIAPGFVIGKLLYGQLTGNGVVSKQIAFHQGWIPITAGAFAAIAAAVGAALFAGRKAARTKPVAALAESTLQTKWLTTTRLLLALFFMVNGVMLSVITVTVMTDGPTLASTAGPASVLFAIGVALLAPGITKAIVVAVSWPVRALSGLSGYMALRNATTNNVRMAGAVAPIVLLIGVATGTLYMQSTEDHVSAKSYSSNVLADYVLDSSTGGFAPGVVGSVRSIPGVAGASELVSSVGFVDAAGSGNTMDLRGVSADGVQQTIALDSLTGSIGDLRGNTVALSDKQAKNFGVHIGDNLKIHFGDGTAADPRVVATYADNPQEEYLLLPSDVLAPHTTAGLPTKILVRADANADLGRIQSHLDSVAAAVPGTAIADRSTLTSSNNQIQQILVASNYTIVAMIVGYAAITVINTLVAVTRKRQGEFGLQRLTGATKAQVLGMLSVEGVLVAVIATVLGTIASATTIVPYSLVKAHSVLPQGSIGIYLAIVGGALVLIFGATLLPSWRGMRTPPIETARSPA, translated from the coding sequence ATGTGGCTGCTGGCGCTGCGCACACTGAAGTTCCGTAAGACCGGGTTCATCGCCACCTTCGTCGCGATGTTCCTGGGCGCCGCGATCGTGATGGCCTGCGGCGGCCTGATGGAGACCGGCGTCCGGATGGCGGCCCCGCCGCAGCGGCTGGCCGGGGTGCCGATCGTGGTGACCGGTCAGCAGACCTACGACTCCACCGCGCTGACCGAGCGCAACCGGATCGACCCGGGGGTGCTCGACACGGTCAAGGCCGTTCCCGGCGTCGGCAGCGCGATCCCCGACCTGTCCTTCCCCGCGACCGTGGTGGTGGGCGGCAAGGCGGTCGACGCCGGCTCGCAGGGGCACACCTGGACCAGCGCCGGGCTGACCCCCTACACGCTCGCCCAGGGCGCGGCCCCGGGCAGCGGCCAGGTGGTCCTCGACTCGAAGCTGGCGGCCGACTCGGGCGCCGCGGTCGGCTCCAGCGTGCAGCTGACCGTGCACGGCGCCCCGCGGACCTTCACGGTCTCCGGCGTCGCCCAGCAGAACACCGGCGGGACGATCCAGCCGAGCCTCTTCTTCTCCGACTCCCAGGCGCAGCAACTGGCCGGATCGGACGGGAAGTTCGACTCCATCGGAGTGCTGCCGGCGCCCGGCGTCCCCGTCGCGACGCTCAAGCAGGCCGTGAGTTCGGCGGTCAGCGGCAAGGCGATGGTGCTCACCGGCGAGCGGCGCGGCCTGGCCGACCTGCCGGGCACGCTCTCCAGCCAGCAGACCGTGACCATCCTGGCGGCGGTCTTCGGCAGCTGGGCGGTGCTGATCGTGATGTTCGGCGTCGCCTCCACGCTCGGACTCTCGCTCCAGCAGCGGGCGCACGAGATGGCCCTGCTGCGGGCGATCGGCACCACCTCCCGGCAGGTGCGCCGGATGATCCTCGGCGAGACCGCCGTGCTGTCGGTGCTCGCCACCGCCCTGGCGATCGCCCCCGGGTTCGTCATCGGCAAGCTGCTGTACGGGCAGCTGACCGGCAACGGCGTGGTCTCCAAGCAGATCGCCTTCCACCAGGGCTGGATCCCGATCACGGCCGGCGCGTTCGCGGCGATCGCGGCGGCCGTCGGCGCGGCGCTGTTCGCGGGGCGCAAGGCCGCCAGGACCAAGCCGGTCGCGGCGCTGGCCGAGAGCACCCTGCAGACCAAGTGGCTCACCACCACCCGCCTGCTGCTGGCGCTGTTCTTCATGGTCAACGGCGTCATGCTGTCGGTCATCACGGTCACGGTGATGACCGACGGGCCGACCCTGGCGAGCACCGCGGGACCGGCCTCGGTCCTGTTCGCGATCGGGGTGGCCCTGCTCGCCCCGGGGATCACCAAGGCGATCGTGGTGGCGGTCAGCTGGCCGGTGCGCGCGCTGTCCGGGCTGTCCGGGTACATGGCGCTGCGCAACGCCACCACCAACAACGTCCGGATGGCGGGCGCGGTGGCGCCGATCGTGCTGCTGATCGGTGTCGCCACCGGCACCCTGTACATGCAGTCCACCGAGGACCACGTCTCCGCCAAGAGCTACTCGAGCAACGTGCTGGCCGACTACGTGCTCGACTCCTCGACCGGCGGCTTCGCGCCGGGTGTGGTCGGCTCGGTCCGCTCCATCCCGGGCGTGGCCGGCGCCTCCGAACTGGTCAGCTCCGTCGGCTTCGTGGACGCCGCCGGCAGCGGCAACACCATGGACCTGCGCGGCGTCTCGGCCGACGGCGTCCAGCAGACCATCGCGCTCGACTCGCTGACCGGGTCGATCGGCGACCTGCGGGGCAACACGGTGGCCCTGTCGGACAAGCAGGCGAAGAACTTCGGCGTCCACATCGGGGACAACCTGAAGATCCACTTCGGTGACGGCACCGCCGCCGACCCGAGGGTCGTGGCCACCTACGCCGACAACCCCCAGGAGGAGTACCTGCTGCTGCCCTCCGACGTGCTGGCCCCGCACACCACCGCCGGGCTGCCGACCAAGATCCTGGTCCGGGCGGACGCCAACGCCGACCTCGGCCGGATCCAGTCCCACCTCGACAGTGTGGCCGCCGCGGTGCCCGGCACCGCGATCGCCGACCGCTCCACGCTGACCAGCTCCAACAACCAGATCCAGCAGATCCTGGTCGCCTCGAACTACACCATCGTCGCCATGATCGTCGGCTACGCGGCGATCACCGTGATCAACACCCTGGTGGCGGTGACCCGCAAGCGCCAGGGCGAGTTCGGCCTCCAGCGCCTGACCGGCGCCACCAAGGCCCAGGTGCTGGGCATGCTGAGCGTGGAAGGCGTCCTGGTCGCCGTCATCGCGACCGTCCTGGGCACCATCGCCTCGGCGACCACGATCGTCCCGTACAGCCTGGTGAAGGCCCACTCGGTCCTGCCGCAGGGCTCGATCGGCATCTACCTCGCGATCGTCGGCGGCGCGCTCGTCCTGATCTTCGGTGCGACTCTGCTCCCCTCCTGGCGGGGGATGCGGACTCCGCCGATCGAAACGGCCAGGTCCCCCGCCTGA
- a CDS encoding ABC transporter ATP-binding protein codes for MQTQENGQQTVAVRLEAVEKIYGKGDNEVAALKRLSMTFDTGSFTAVMGPSGSGKSTFLHCAAGLVQPTSGRVLVGDTNLADLDEVRLTKLRRDRIGFIFQSFNLLPALTVMQNIVLPLQLAGKRPNKNQILMVVNRVGLADRLDHLPGQLSGGQQQRVAIARALVTRPAVVFADEPTGALDTRTAAAVLGLLRESVTAGGQTLVMVTHDPVAASYADRVVFLADGRFVGEMYQPTAEAVAARMTRLGAWDDENIAPSSTLSGGGR; via the coding sequence GGTCGAGAAGATCTACGGCAAGGGCGACAACGAGGTGGCCGCGCTCAAAAGACTGAGCATGACCTTTGACACCGGCAGTTTCACGGCCGTGATGGGCCCCTCGGGATCGGGCAAGAGCACCTTCCTGCACTGCGCCGCCGGTCTGGTCCAGCCCACGTCGGGCAGGGTGCTGGTCGGTGACACCAACCTCGCGGACCTGGACGAGGTGCGGCTGACCAAGCTGCGCCGCGACCGCATCGGCTTCATCTTCCAGTCGTTCAACCTGCTTCCGGCCCTGACGGTCATGCAGAACATCGTGCTGCCGCTGCAGTTGGCCGGTAAGCGGCCGAACAAGAACCAGATCCTGATGGTGGTCAACCGGGTCGGTCTGGCCGACCGGCTCGACCACCTGCCCGGCCAGCTCTCCGGCGGCCAGCAGCAGCGCGTGGCGATCGCCCGCGCCCTGGTGACCCGGCCCGCGGTGGTCTTCGCCGACGAACCGACCGGTGCGCTGGACACCCGCACCGCCGCGGCCGTGCTCGGCCTGCTGCGCGAATCGGTGACCGCCGGCGGCCAGACCCTGGTCATGGTCACCCACGACCCGGTGGCCGCCTCCTACGCCGACCGCGTGGTCTTCCTCGCGGACGGCCGGTTCGTCGGCGAGATGTACCAGCCGACCGCCGAGGCGGTCGCCGCGCGGATGACCCGGCTCGGCGCCTGGGACGACGAGAACATCGCGCCCTCCTCGACCCTGTCGGGGGGTGGCCGCTGA